The Limanda limanda chromosome 13, fLimLim1.1, whole genome shotgun sequence genome has a window encoding:
- the dusp28 gene encoding dual specificity phosphatase 28 codes for MLQLCKVTKALFISDARSACSEELLQQEAVTLCINVSKQQPFPSTGVTKLQVPVYDDPNEDLLSYFDRCADAIQKEADRGGRSVVYCKNGRSRSATICIAYLMKHRRLNLTQALQKVKTARHVIDPNPGFMSQLQRYEHDLRKRRGES; via the exons ATGCTGCAGCTGTGTAAAGTCACCAAAGCTCTGTTCATCAGCGATGCTCGTTCTGCCTGCAGTGAGGAGCTCCTCCAGCAGGAGGCGGTGACGCTCTGCATCAACGTGTCCAAGCAGCAGCCCTTTCCCTCCACTGGCGTCACCAAGCTGCAGGTACCTGTGTACGATGACCCCAACGAGGACCTGTTAAGCTACTTCGACCGATGTGCAGACGCCATCCAGAAGGAGGCGGACCGCGGAGGACGCAGCGTCGTCTACTGCAAGAACGGACGCAGCCGCTCGGCCACCATCTGCATCGCCTACCTGATGAAGCACCGCCGGCTGAACCTCACACAGGCCTTACAG AAGGTGAAGACGGCTCGGCACGTGATCGATCCGAACCCCGGCTTCATGTCTCAGCTGCAGAGATACGAACATGATCTGCGTAAAAGACGAGGAGAATCCTGA